In Camelus dromedarius isolate mCamDro1 chromosome 16, mCamDro1.pat, whole genome shotgun sequence, the genomic stretch GGGGTCCAGCCGGGGTGCTGGGGAGCAGAGTGCCTGACCCTCGGGTCCTGCAGTCTCCCCCTCTCTCCTACAGGGAACCGCCGGCTCTCTGCTCCTCTGGATGATGAAGACAGAGGGAGGGGCCGCCGGGCAGATTTAAGGCCTACTGTTCTCAGCGGCGAGAGATGgtggtgctgctggtggtggtgcttCCTGGGAAACAGAGGATGCAAGAGACATTCAGGCTGGAGAAGACCCATCTCAGGCCAGGTCAAGGCCCACCCAGGAGGGCCCCAAACCCCTAACTGGTCAGGTGAGAGGGTGAGTTGATGGGGACTCTATGCTATTGTCTGGGAGACTCTCTCCATGAGAGCCCAGGGGTCTGTGAGGCAGAGCCAcctattttgaaaggaaaacagaggagCAAATGACAGcttctgccccagcccctccctccctccactgggGAGCCCAGCACCgccgccctgcccacccccagggcagTGAACAGGAGCCTGACTGCCTCTCCCACCCGGGTTATTTCCTTACCTCCTGTGGCGACGCCGGTCAACCTGCACAGATGAGAGACACAGCCATGAACGGAAAGCAACCCAGGATGGCGGCCTTCCCTCAGAGGGAGCGACTCAGAGCATCCCCGAAGCCCCTGAGTTGGGCTCTTTTCCCAGATGTGCCCCCAGCCCATGGGGCAGCAGCATCAGGGGCCTGCCAGGCCTGTCTGTCTTTTTGTCTGTCTGTGAAGCCTCAGGAGGAGATATTACTGGGCATTTGCTGGAAACTTTGTCCTCCCTCTGGCTCACTCAACCCCCCGCCCTCCCCTGAGCCCACAAGGATGGCCCTGTCCCTGCAAATAGTCTGAAGGCagttaaatctctattttaataGCTGTGTTGGGCTGACCTTTTCCAATATGAGATATTTTGTCCATGGTCCCCAGTCCTGCCAGTCTAATCCAGAGGCCCGGATCACAGAGTGAAAGGAAATGCTAGTCAGATGCTAAATGGCAAGGAGGGAGCTCTGGTCCTGGATCTTGGCCCAGCCTGTTTCAGCTTAGACAGGTGCCTTCCCTTCCCAGACCTCAGAGCCAGATCCCTAAGGTTCCgcctcctcccacagcccaggGTCCCACAGGTACCTTCCCACGGGACCTACTTGGCGTCCTGGCCCTCCAGCAGGCTGCGGTAGGTGGCGATCTCCTGCTCCAGGCGCGTCTTGATGTCCAGCAGCACCTTGTACTCCTGGTTCTGGCACTCCATCTCACTGCGGAGCTCACTTAGCTGGGCCTCGATGCTGCTGATGAGGCCCTGGATCTGCTGCAGCTGCAGGGCGTAGCGGCACTCCGTCTCCGCCAGTGAGCTCTCCAGCCCGGCTTTCTGGGGGGCAGCAGAGGAGAAGGTATGAGGGAAGCCGGGCCAGCGGGAGGCCTGGCGGTGGTGGCCGTTGGGCAGGGGGCAGCAGGTGTACCATGCTGAGCTGCGACTGCAGCTCGATCTCCAGGCCCTGGAGCGTACGCCTGAGCTCCGTGATCTCCGTCTTGCTGGTCTGGATCATGGCAGTGCTGGAAGACACCTCCTTGTTCAGCTCTGCACTCTGGAATTCAAGCAGGACGGAGGTGATGGAGGAGCCCAGCCGGAAGGCCCTGGCAGCCCCTGGCTTCGCAGGCTGAGAGGGCCAGGTACCTTGCTGTGGAACCACTCCTCTGCGTCCCGGCGGTTCTTCTCCGCCATGGCCTCATACTGCTCCCTCATCTCCGCCAGCACGCGGGTCAGGTCAATGCCCGGGGTGGCGTCCATCTCCACGTTGACCTGGCCAACCACCTGGTTGCCTAACTCCTTCATCTcctgtggggatggggagggaagatGCATGAAGCTACTTATCCTGCCTCTCCCCGGCTCTGAATGCTACTGGGGTGTTCTAGAAAGTGCTCCCAGGTCCCATGGTGGAAGGCTGAGTCTGGCTGCAGCCGAGGGCTCCCAGTTCTCACTGACGGTGATTCAGCCACAGCGAGctcagcccctctccccgccTCACCTCCTCGTGGTTCTTCTTCAGGTAGGCCAGCTCCTCATTCAGGCTCTCGATCTGCATCTCCAGATCGGTCTTGGTCAAGGTCAGCTCATCCAGCACCCTGCGCAGGCCGTTGATGTCGGCCTCCACACTCTGGCGCAGGGCCAGCTCATTCTCGTacctaaaggattttttttcatagaaaaaacGACACAGAAATGATGTTAGACACTCCCCCATCCCTGCAGTGGACCCTGCTATTACCCCAAGACTTCACTCCTGGGATGCTCCAATTACACGGTTCAGAAGAGCATCTGTCTCAAACAAGAACTGTTGGGGCAGGGGAACGAGGGAAATAAACTCACTTGAGCCTGAAGTCATCAGCTGCCAGCCTGGCATTGTCAATCTCCAGAATGACCCGGTTGTTGTCAATGGTGGCCGCCAGGATCTGCAAAATACGGAAGGTAACCACTGGAGGGTCCGAGAGCTTGGGGAGGAGGACTCAGAAAACACAGGCAGGGCAGGTGGCTGCCAGACTCTGCCTCTTCACTGCCCCTGCGACCTAACAAGGCACATCCGTCTGGGCTTCGGTTCCTCTTCTGGAAAGTGAGAGAGGGGACTGGGCCCTCCAGTTTGTTCTGTCGCTCTAGCATTCTAGGTCGTGGTGGGTAAGACCTGGATGTGCATTTCAAGGGAGCAACCCCACCAAGAACATCTGTAGTCAGTCACGTCTCTGCAGCCCTGCTCAAGCATTCAGGCTGCTGTCTTGAGAGCCTTCCCCTTAAGATCAGAAGAGAATCAGCCTGGTTCCACACAGTTCATAATAACCTCACTAGAGCTGGCCTCCTGGCTGAGTAGAGGGGAATTCCAGCAAACAGTCCCATCCATTTGAATTTCTTGTCTAAACTTCTGTGTTCCAAAGCTCTTCAAATCCACCCCACGTAGCTGGGACTCAGCCCAGGGAGGTGGATTTCTGTTCCAACAAGCTGACATCACAGTGTGATGGACAGGCTTGATGGAGAAAATCTCGGCTTAGCCTCACCTAAGCCTCTGCCTGCATCTCCCCCACCTGGTCGTGGCTAATTGAGAGTTTAACGTGGGCACCTGCAAAAATAAGCTCTACCCCCAGACCAATGAATGAACAAGTATCCCTTTCTCTGTTGTTTGAGTCATTCTCAGTGGCTTTTAAAACTGTCATGGTTTCCAAATAACCCAGTGGGTTAGGATTATAGAGATCAAACATAACTGTTTGGAAAGCAGTAAAAAATGTTTGCATGAgtaatcacaataaaaatgaataatgggagaaaatgcaTTTGGGAAGACATAGTATGAGAAAGCCCAGCAGAAGCAGAGCTGTTTGGTAGGTAGTAAAAACTAGATTTTCCCCCACAGGAAGGGTAAGAATTCTGTCCACGCTGCATCCGCTGGTCCCCAGGGATACTGGGTTTCCTGGACATCGTGTCTCTGCCCTGCACAGAGGAACCCTCCTTGGCCTGCAAAGGCTCACCTTTTCCCGGAGCTCTTCTATGGTCTTGAAGTAGGGGCTGTAGTCACGCTCTGGGCTGGCCGGGCTCTGCTTCAGGTGCCAGTCCCGGATCTTCACCTCCAGGTCGGTGTTGGCCTCCTCCAGGGCACGCACCTTGTCCAGGTAGGAGGCCAGGCGGTCGTTGAGGTTCTGCATGGTGATCTTCTCATTGCCGGAGAGGAGGCCGCCATCGCCACCACCAAAGTCACCAAAGCCACCGCCGAAACCCCCACCGAAGCCACCTCCAAGGCCACCTCCAAAGCCACCTCCATAGCTGCCTCCGAAGCCACCCCCAAAACCACTACCAGCCCCTCCACCAAAGCCACAGCTCACACCACCCCCATAGCCTCCAGCTGATCCCCCAGAGACAAACCGGGTTGAGGAAGTAGAGATACTGCGGCCTCCTCCCAGCTGGCAGGAGCCACCCCCGAAGCCACCTCCGTAGCTGGCGGAGGAACTCTGCAGGCGACAGCTCATGATGAGAGTGAGATGGAGAGAGCACAGGTGCAGTGGAAGCTTGGCCTGAGCTGTCCGAGGACTGTGGCCCTTGCCCAGAGTGGATGCCTTTTATACACCTTCCAGGGGGTTGGACAGCCGCCccatcttctctcctcccttccccaccctctgacTGGTGCCAGCTGCATGTCCGTTTCCCACAAGCCCAGTTACCTTGGCTCTCCAGGGTGGGTTGTGCCTTTGTGGGGgggtggcctttttttttttaatcctttacaAAACAGATGATTCAGAGGGAACAGTGTTCTACCTGAGCCTACCCTTTGACAACTGAATTCTCTTTCAGAACTCACTCCTAcaggctcccagccccacccagtgTTAGAATGGGGACTAAGCCTCTGGGGAGGAAGGGTGCCTGCAAAGTGGCTCCACATCATGCGAGGTCACCATGGCCCTCTGCCTCCCTTCTTCCTATTTCTAAAAGTTCTACCTGGAATGTTCTGCCTCCTTCTCAGCCTTTCATCTACTCCCAGCTCCTAGCCATTCTGACGACAAACTTGGCTCTGTCTTGTAGAATCCACAACCTTGCAAGTGTTTAGGCTGAGAACAAAATGACTCCAAGATCAGATAAAGTCACAGGGGCAAAGAACCTTAGGGATCGTCCaacacagctggggaaactgaggcacagaacgAGCCCGGAGCCCTGCTCATTATAATAGCTGATCTCAGATCCCTCCCCATATGCAGGCCCTGAGCTAAGAAATTTATCATGacacctcatttaatctttgcagcaattaaaacaaaaaaatctttgcagCAGCCCAGTGAGGTGGGTCCTACTACAATCATCATTTTGCACATGAGGAAAATGAGCCTTAAGAGCAGAGTCAGGACTGAAACCCCACCCCAGTCTGGTTCTGTCCGACCCTGAGGCTCACTTTTAGGTATATTTTTCTTACTGTGAAATGTACAAATCCTGTGTCCAGCTTGAGGCATTTTTACCCTTGTACGAAGTTTTAAGCACATGTTCACTTGAGTAACCACCACtcagaacatttccagcaccccATAAAGCTCCTCATACCTTTTCCCAGTcaatgcccccaccccagcccataTTCCCCCTGCCCCTAACATAAGCACAATTCCGTCTCTGTCACTGTAGCTCAATTTAGAGTTCTCAGCCAGGGACTATTTTGCTCCCCAGGGGACatacatttgacaatgtctggagacatccTGGTTGTCACAACAGGGGGATGCTACTGGTATCTGGAGGCTAGAGACCAGGAATGCTGCTGAGCATCCTATGTGCGTGGAACAGCCCCTGCCACTAAGAACTCTCTGGCCCAAAATGTCCTTAGTGTCAAGGTTGAGAAGCCCTGATCAACCTATGTTTAATCACTCCATTATAGCAGCTACCCCAGAGAGGAAGTCTTGTAGTGCTGAATCAGGCTCTTTCTAGCCCCCCAGTCACATGACACCTGTGAATGTTTGACCAAGAGGCCACACTGGAGGATGTGAccctgggcctggggccagggtcTCTGCCAAAGAAGCTGGGATGTGACTAAAACTGGGGGACCACTTAGTGAGCCTGTTGGGGGAGGTCTCACCACTCAGGCTGAAAGAAAGGGGCCTGGAGCTGGCCTCTCAGAGCCCAGGATAGCAGGACAGCTTCCAGGGCTGAGAATGGAGGATGCTGGACTCCGGCTTCCAGCCTCCATTCACCAAGGGGGCCAGGGTTACTGTGAATGGCCTCCGGGGAACAGCCTGCAGCCCCCGGCAGCCTGAGGGGCTGGATGGGATAGGCCGTGGGCTGGGGTGAGGTGGCACAGGCTTGAGGGTGTCCTGGAAACCCCTTCGCTGATTCAGCAAGACCAGAAAGGAGGGCTCTGAGTCAGggctttcttggcctttgttttttGCGGGGAGAGGAGTGGGCCTGCTGGGAGTCTCACCCAGCGGGTGGCAGCGTCAGGGAGGGAGCCGGGGCGGGCTGTGGGTGCCCTGAGACCACAGTGAGGCCAGGGATTCAGGCTGACCCCTGACCCTGCCCGGCCCTCCCACCCCAAACTGATGGCTCAGCGCTCTCTCTCCAAAAAGGGGTGATTCAGCCCAAAGCAGGAGCTCCCGTGCTCTCCGTAGAGGATCAAAAGTGACAAGAAGGTGATTAATGGAACCTGCTAGGCCTGGAATGACAAGCCTCCTGGGGCTGAAGAGCAGGTTCGGCCAACGCCTCGGAGAGGAACAATACCACAGAGCCTCTCAATCCCCAGTGGTACAAACACGGCAGCCAGGACATgcctgccctccccgcccctcccctcccctccccagcagggTATGTGATGCCTTGACACAGGAATGCCTTCCACTGACCCGCAGTGAACCCAGGGCACACAGGGCCGGGGGACACAGGCCAGCCCTCCTGGAGGATGCTGGGCAGAGACTCATCCCAACCTCTCCCAGGAACCCCATCTCGCCTCTCCCAACCCAGCTCCGAATGGGACAGCTCAGAGGGCTGGAGCTGAGGCCCTGCTCACGTGTCTTAAgcttccttctttgctttctggTAAAAATCACACCAAATTCAGTTCCCTCCCCTATGTTTTTTCCAGGTAAGGGGAGAGAACGCTACATTTATGAGTATCCCCAGCAAGTGAGGCTGTGCTGAACATGTTGCTCCTGAATCCACGCTGCGATGGTAGAGAGTTTTTACTAACCCCATGAATATATAATCCCATGTTACAACCCCAGATGAGGATCAGCGGAGCCAAGTCACTAGACCCAGGTCACCATGAAATCAGCACACGATTGCTGAAGGTTCCATTCTGTTAAAAGACAACGATTACACTTGCTGTCATTGCTTGAACACTGTGCTAAACGCTCTACGTGCCTGACTTCGTTTGGTCCTTGAAATAACTCCACTCTTTGTATCATACCcttttctcagatgaggaaactaaggctagGAGCGGTTTGCATTGCCCAAACTTCATTATgtcagagccaagattcaaacctcTGGCTCTAGGTTCTGCCCCCTTCACTACTACATGGTAAATCCCTTCCCGGCTGGTGTCAGCGCCATCCCATCCAACCAAGGGTGTCTTCTGTTGCCATCCTCAGGCCCCCTGTCACCCAAGACCCAGCTGGTGGATGGTCTTGCATCGCACAGTGGTTAGGCCTATGCAGCTGGTGGTGGCCTGACGGTCAGCCTGTCTGCTGTCTGTCCTGACATGAGCTCCAAACCTCGGGGACTGGCGGTGGTACTCACTCAACACAGAATGTCCAAGCCTAAATTGTTTTTAGGACAACTTAGGAACTTTCCCATCCAACCCCTTCATTTCATGTGTAggaaaaccaaggcccagaaagCCAAGATCCAGAGcagtgggaaggaaagagaactgCATGGATTTCCACCACTGATTCATCATGGGCCTTACATGGAAAtgattctgtttccttcagcAATGTCTCCTCAGTCTCTGATTCTCAAAGATTTATCCAGAGTCACCAGATCACTCATCTGCCGAACAGAGGCCTAGGCCCCATCCCCCAGCTCCTAACCCAGGGTTCCTTTCTTGGATCTCAGATCAgattcctcccttcctctctccttggaCCACAAGGGGTCCAGAGCCCAGGATGCCTGACAACCTCCCAAAGGGTCTTAAGGCTCCCCCACAGGGATGGGGACTCTTGTGAAAGGCagatatacatatactcattttcatattctttttcgttataagttactacaaggtattgaatatagttccctgtgctatacagaagaaatttgttttttatatattttatatgtagtagttaatatttgcaaatctcgaactcccaatttatcccttcccaccccttttttccccccagtaaccataagtttgtttactatgtctgtgagtctctttctgttttgtagataagttcattagtgtcttctttttctttttcttcctcaaatcCCTTATACCACTAGGGCTCTCTGGAAACCCAGCGAGGTCAGCAAAGACTTTGAATTCAGTGGACCTGAGTTTCAACCCTCCATCTGCCGTAGACTGCctgcatgaccttgggaaagATGATCAACCTCTCAGGGCCTCCTCTGTGGTCCCATCGGAAAAACAGGCATTAGATGAGTTAGTGTTTGAGAAGCACCTGACCCACGGGAGCACCCAGCAGGCAGAAGGTTACTAGTCCTTCCCTGTTACAAATGAGGAAGTACAGGCTTATCATTGTTAGATGACCTGTCCAAGAATTCCTCTGGGCCTCCATTCTGTGCCAGCTCACTGCTTTGCCTCCATCTCTAGTTCCTGCAGCCAGCACGGCACCCACAGCCACCGGACAGGTGACAGTTGGTGGCATTCCTGTCTTATTTCCCCCAGTCAGTTTTACGTTCCCTAAAGACAGGGTCTTTGTCAAATATACCTCCAAATACTGCTTCTGGCAGAGGGGAGCTCTGGATAACGGCCTGAGAAGCTGTTTTAAAGATACATTGTCTGCTGGCTTTAGGTGAGAAGCAACAGCAAACAGGAATGGTAACCGATGGGGTCACCCAGCTCCAAATCTCACAGGAAAAGCTGCCGCCTCCTTATTCCCCCCCGCCCTCTGCCACCAGCTGCCCACAGAGGGACCACCATGTGGGCACATGCCCAAGACACTAGTGAATTTCCAGAGTCACGTCACGTCTAAGACAGGAAAGagcaaaagagaagaaagttcGCGCATTtgtacaacaaatatttatctagcTCCCTCTCCGAGGACTTGGCAGTGCATGGGGTAGACCCAGCCCCTGCTGTCACAGATCTCAGGGGCCAGGAGCCCCTCTGAGGTCCCAGGATGCAGATCAGCTCATAGAGAACGTCAAGATCATCTCATCCAAAAGGGAACCTCCCATGCTGCTGaggggaatgcagtttggtgcagccactatggaaaacagtatggagagtccttaaataactgaaaaatagacttaccctatgatccagcaatcccactgctgggtgtatatctggagggagttctaatttgaaaagatacatgcaccccaatgttcatagcagcactattgacaatagccaagacatggaagcaacctaaatgtccatcaacagaagactggataaagaaattgtggaatatatatgtgatggaatactactcagctgtaaagaaaaaataatgaaataatgccatttgcagcaatgtggatagacctggagattttcatactaactgaaataaaccagaaagagaaagaaaaatatcatgttattacttatatatagaatctaaaaaacacacagatttttttacaaaacagaaacagactcagagatatagaaaacaaacttatagttaccagaggagaaagggggtgggaagggataaattgggagtttggaatttgcagaaactacaatatataaaatagataaaacagataaacaacaaggtcctactgtatagcgtagggaactatattcaataccttgtaatagcctataataaaaaagaatatgatcatttttaaaaagaatatgaaaaagaatatatgattgaatcattatactgtacaccagaaactaacaaaacactgtaactcgactatacttcatttaaaaaaaaattcatctcatCCAGCCAGAATTTTcaatttaaagatgaggaaactgagactcaaagagggGCAGGGACCAGTCAAAGTCCTCGGGGAGAGAGTGGTGGGTATGCCCCACGCCTGCTCTGGGAAGCCTAGCCTGAACAGAGGACGCACCCAGGGACCTAATCCCTTGTCCCAAAGCTGGCCTCTCTAAGGGGAGAAAAGAGGCCTGCTTCTTGCTTCCCAGATTGGCTGGAAACCTAGCCCCACCTCAGTCCAGGA encodes the following:
- the KRT13 gene encoding keratin, type I cytoskeletal 13, whose protein sequence is MSCRLQSSSASYGGGFGGGSCQLGGGRSISTSSTRFVSGGSAGGYGGGVSCGFGGGAGSGFGGGFGGSYGGGFGGGLGGGFGGGFGGGFGDFGGGDGGLLSGNEKITMQNLNDRLASYLDKVRALEEANTDLEVKIRDWHLKQSPASPERDYSPYFKTIEELREKILAATIDNNRVILEIDNARLAADDFRLKYENELALRQSVEADINGLRRVLDELTLTKTDLEMQIESLNEELAYLKKNHEEEMKELGNQVVGQVNVEMDATPGIDLTRVLAEMREQYEAMAEKNRRDAEEWFHSKSAELNKEVSSSTAMIQTSKTEITELRRTLQGLEIELQSQLSMKAGLESSLAETECRYALQLQQIQGLISSIEAQLSELRSEMECQNQEYKVLLDIKTRLEQEIATYRSLLEGQDAK